In Halichondria panicea chromosome 9, odHalPani1.1, whole genome shotgun sequence, a genomic segment contains:
- the LOC135341360 gene encoding putative ATP-dependent RNA helicase TDRD12 isoform X1, producing MAACTGKFSVLRFTDDGCVWGSTREEIEQLPLLEVELTALEESELESGTKKTFREDDLCLVRNGGVWKRGKIVSLLAGQLGTQAEIFLIDEAAQISSHMRSCFPMPANLREAPPLLNRYYLKGIRPSKEGLERWSDEVMQLLKGLNGDCTLDALLEPGNMATLYLKTGGVQRSFNECLVHADKAAPVSIESELPSQPFQLSKVDEVAKNISKRKPPVTPEVYIEGGQELVCWNSLETSSFPGSVQKGLLSLRFKSPTPAQAHAWPYLWQGYSVVLISPSGTGKTLSYLLPILADIGTFSCSEGPSLLVVVGTSWQAKSAHIQAKRILSWMSAEKPLRCCCTYLGIEYEAVVSLINGVDVLVGTPTSIVKLLAKKALSLRHVLKLVLDDACDLSSKFRDEVKEIVSACRSGNLNQVVITESVWSPLVHSLAAACTTEPVTILTSATEAIVKKQAGMEVVVCCSDGERLSAVVDYLTRGNVVICTSSVEEALEIQQVAQLHSCPCVNVQSDCDCDIIAAALADSGVVVVSDEKLDLMRYERPTVQCVLHYSLPQSKLGFQRRLSLLYPSLLRGEQCHCTVVVTKGDASRSGLLVDLLKRTAQAVPTALQDMFDKYQQEKDKLRSSYDLCYHLKAWGVCNIAMCPSLHAPSSHPVIIKHCPPPAQLPASGTLEVKVFHVSNATRLWVSVLKHHPEARGGVRMEGNNPTTPITVSLRLSRFYSTPENKLLKYDVCEGVYCALEGVDGSYHRVRVLKFSHPLGFCFPHKEKARVRLIDHGSVQIVDLNQLLELPDEFLTIPAQVTEVFLCGLRPGDKDKDWSQEAVDFSRGLMEGEVLVGRIAVKCAQCVWLNPVEHRVSLNRLKVNTALCNPAKELVKAGYAEKNVEHLSRVRAALVEADHSTAEISSWSTLPAHERTEVCVSAVSSPSHLYVQLVKNHTELDEMEEKLNCHDIMRLSTAVFQEGSLCAAQFPLDARWYRGLIRERRDEQYEVFFIDHGDTEWVANQLVQPIDQTCLELPAQAIKCSLTHTDEVVWPDGSGDILWDLTRDTNFTAEVIGTLPEGSTPVLSLTHLITNASLHNCFLDKTRSPSPAKLLPVGIISEAVTGLTMSKVNQLQLAQLLEYLMVNNPMYVASNFHELSPLLVGLREVEDDACVHIVRGLSASSKWLGSCLKEMHWAVDLLKRGSTQLVMTTLQLLKLASFYAGYQPSNGIIHCLFSLLDHPNMAVKAGVFDVLLLTNESSWVVQDIAKLVEACCSYVLNEAAALSCLNLLDCLSTHEEAARVMRTLLSPGALVTSRHLQSKLEKLECGSILVNILWNLSSELSYREQLCGSSWWEALDCHFVVMELFRAKFDLSIVPNKKKSKTDVKSSEVTQPAKEGTLICPRVLWSQRKSCIVLAVQLRDCDCQNINVVFKEREVAFRAEQGDVLYGFDLTLCGSIAVKECEFVSTALEVLISLTKKSSDDWWPFLMNKADKLPMFSTDFNRCQEVTNVEEDDSPALRPTIPTRSHLFSSESSHSELEGSDYEEKDFFL from the exons ATGGCTGCATGCACTGGGAAGTTTTCTGTTCTTCGT TTCACTGACGATGGTTGTGTGTGGGGCTCTACAAGAGAGGAGATTGAGCAGCTGCCATTGTTAGAGGTGGAGCTGACAGCACTGGAGGAAAGTGAACTAGAGTCAGGGACGAAGAAG ACCTTCCGTGAAGATGATTTGTGCCTGGTTCGTAACGGGGGTGTGTGGAAGAGGGGAAAGATTGTCTCACTGCTGGCTGGGCAACTAGGAACACAGGCTGA GATATTCTTGATTGACGAAGCTGCTCAAATATCAAGCCACATGAGAAG TTGCTTTCCTATGCCAGCCAACCTTCGAGAGGCCCCACCTCTTCTTAACCGCTATTATTTGAAGGGCATCAGGCCATCTAAGGAGGGCCTTGAGAGGTGGTCTGATGAGGTGATGCAGCTACTTAAGGGACTCAATGGCGACTGCACACTCGATGCTCTCCTGGAGCCAGGGAATATGGCAACTCTCTATTTGAAAACTGGTGGTGTTCAG AGAAGCTTCAATGAGTGCCTAGTACATGCTGACAAAGCAGCTCCTGTATCTATCGAGTCTGAGTTGCCATCACAACCATTTCAATTGTCAAAG GTTGATGAAGTCGCTAAAAACATCAGCAAAAGAAAACCACCAGTAACACCA GAGGTGTACATTGAGGGTGGGCAGGAGCTGGTGTGTTGGAACTCGTTAGAGACATCTTCATTTCCAGGCTCCGTTCAAAAG GGGCTCCTGTCCCTGCGTTTCAAATCCCCTACACCAGCCCAGGCCCATGCGTGGCCTTACTTATGGCAAGGGTACAGTGTGGTGCTTATCTCACCGTCTGGTACTGGGAAGACTCTCTCTTATCTACTACCAATCCTGGCTGATATTGGGACCTTCTCCTGCTCTGAAGGA CCGTCGCTATTGGTTGTTGTTGGAACTAGTTGGCAAGCTAAGAGTGCACACATCCAAGCAAAGAGAATACTCTCTTGGATGAGTGCTGAGAAACCTTTGAG ATGTTGCTGCACTTACCTGGGAATTGAATATGAG GCTGtagtgtccctcatcaatGGAGTGGACGTGCTAGTGGGTACCCCAACCTCCATCGTCAAGCTACTGGCAAAGAAGGCGTTGTCTTTGAGGCATGTTCTTAAACTG GTTTTGGACGATGCATGTGACCTCTCCTCAAAGTTTCGTGATGAAGTCAAGGAGATTGTCTCGGCCTGTCGCTCTGGGAACCTCAACCAGGTGGTCATAACGGAGTCTGTTTGGTCACCTCTAGTCCACTCCTTGGCAGCTGCCTGCACTACTGAGCCTGTCACTATCCTCACCAGTGCAACAGAGGCAATCGTCAAGAAGCAAGCCGGAATG GAGGTTGTTGTATGCTGCAGTGATGGAGAGAGGCTGTCAGCTGTTGTTGATTATTTGACCAGAGGCAATGTAGTCATTTGCACTTCGTCTGTGGAGGAGGCTCTGGAAATACAACAG GTTGCTCAGTTGCACAGCTGCCCGTGTGTGAACGTCCAGAGTGATTGTGACTGTGATATAATAGCAGCAGCTCTTGCTGACTCTGGAGTAGTTG TGGTTTCTGATGAGAAGCTGGACCTCATGAGATACGAGAGACCaactgtgcagtgtgtgttaCACTATAGTCTCCCGCAGTCCAAACTAGGATTTCAACGACGACTCTCTCTGCTCTACCCCTCCCTCTTAAG GGGTGAGCAGTGTCACTGTACAGTGGTGGTCACTAAGGGTGACGCTAGTCGCAGTGGCTTGTTAGTGGACCTGCTCAAGAGAACTGCTCAGGCCGTACCGACTGCTTTGCAAGATATGTTTGATAAGTACCAACAG GAGAAGGACAAGTTGAGAAGTAGCTATGACCTCTGTTATCACCTCAAGGCTTGGGGAGTTTGCAA TATCGCCATGTGCCCCAGTCTCCACGCACCTTCCTCCCATCCTGTGATCATTAAGCATTGCCCTCCTCCGGCACAGCTGCCAGCAAGTGGAACGCTTGAG GTCAAAGTGTTCCATGTGTCTAATGCCACTCGGCTGTGGGTGTCTGTATTGAAGCACCACCCTGAGGCCCGAGGTGGAGTCCGTATGGAGGGCAACAATCCAACCACCCCCATCACCGTCTCACTCAGACTGTCACGCTTCTACTCAACACCAGAGAACAAACTACTCAAAT ATGATGTGTGTGAAGGTGTGTACTGTGCTCTGGAGGGCGTGGATGGTAGCTACCATCGTGTGAGAGTGTTGAAGTTCTCCCATCCGCTCGGTTTCTGTTTCCCTCACAAGGAGAAAGCCAGG GTTCGACTCATTGATCACGGCAGTGTTCAGATCGTGGACCTAAACCAGTTGTTGGAACTTCCCGATGAGTTCCTCACCATCCCTGCCCAAGTGACGGAGGTGTTCTTGTGTGGACTCAGACCAGGAGATAAGGACAAAGATTGGTCGCAAGAG GCTGTTGACTTCTCACGTGGTCTGATGGAGGGCGAGGTGCTCGTGGGGAGGATAGCCGTCAAGTGTGCCCAGTGTGTGTGGCTGAACCCAGTCGAGCATAGAGTCTCACTAAACa GACTGAAAGTTAACACGGCTCTGTGCAACCCTGCAAAAGAGCTGGTAAAG GCTGGATATGCTGAGAAGAATGTAGAGCATCTATCGAGAGTGAGGGCAGCTCTTGTTGAAGCAGACCACTCCACAGCAGAGATAAG CAGCTGGTCCACACTGCCTGCCCATGAGAGGACGGAGGTGTGCGTGTCAGCTGTGTCCAGTCCCAGCCACTTGTATGTACAGCTGGTTAAGAACCACACAGA GCTGGATGAGATGGAAGAGAAACTGAACTGCCATGATATTATGAGACTATCCACTGCTGTTTTCCAGGAAGGTTCCTTGTGTGCTGCCCAGTTCCCACTAGATGCGAG ATGGTATCGAGGGCTGATTCGAGAGAGAAGGGATGAACAGTATGAGGTATTCTTCATTGACCATGGTGACACTGAGTGGGTGGCCAATCAGCTGGTTCAACCCATCGATCAGACGTGCCTGGAG CTACCAGCACAGGCCATCAAGTGCTCCCTAACACATACAGATG AGGTGGTCTGGCCAGATGGCAGTGGGGACATTCTCTGGGACTTGACAAGGGACACCAACTTCACTGCAGAA GTGATAGGCACTCTCCCTGAGGGCAGCACACCTGTTCTCTCACTGACTCACCTGATAACAAACGCTAGCCTGCACAACTGCTTCTTGGACAAAACAAGGTCTCCCTCACCAGCAAAG CTTCTGCCTGTTGGTATTATCTCTGAAGCAGTCACAGGGCTCACAATGTCAAAAGTCAATCAGCTGCAGTTGGCGCAATTACTAGAATATCTGATGGTCAACAATCCTAT GTATGTAGCTAGCAACTTTCATGAACTGTCTCCTTTGCTTGTTGGCTTAAGAGAAGTGGAAGATGATGCTTGTGTACACATCGTGAGAGGATTGTCTGCCTCAAGCAAATG GCTCGGAAGCTGCTTGAAAGAAATGCACTGGGCAGTGGATTTGTTGAAG agaGGCAGCACTCAACTGGTGATGACCACTCTGCAACTACTCAAGCTTGCTTCATTCTATGCGGG GTATCAGCCATCCAATGGCATCATTCACTGTCTGTTTTCCTTACTGGATCATCCAAATATGGCTGTAAAAGCTGGCGTCTTCGATGTCCTACTGTTGACCAATGAAAGCTCCTGGGTTGTTCA GGATATAGCTAAACTGGTTGAAGCATGTTGTAGCTACGTGCTGAACGAGGCAGCTGCTCTGTCTTGCCTGAATCTGTTGGACTGCCTCTCGACTCACGAGGAAGCTGCTCGTGTTATGAGGACACTCTTGTCACCTGGGGCACTTGTTACCTCAAGGCACTTACAGAGCAAACTAGAGAAGCTTGAG TGTGGCTCTATTCTCGTCAATATCTTGTGGAATCTGAGCTCAGAGCTCTCGTATAGAGAACAGCTGTGTGGCAGCTCTTGGTGGGAGGCCCTTGATTGCCACTTTGTTGTG ATGGAACTTTTCAGGGCAAAATTTGACCTTAGTATTGTGCCTAACAAGAAGAAAAGTA AAACTGATGTCAAAAGCTCTGAGGTGACTCAACCAGCAAAAGAGGGAACACT GATTTGCCCCAGAGTCCTGTGGAGTCAGCGAAAATCATGCATTGTCCTTGCTGTTCAGCTTAGAGATTGCGACTGCCAGAATATAAATGTTGTTTTCAAGGAGAGAGAAGTAGCCTTCAG AGCTGAACAAGGAGATGTGTTGTATGGCTTTGATTTAACTCTCTGTGGAAGCATCGCAGTCAAG GAGTGTGAGTTCGTGTCGACTGCTTTGGAGGTACTCATCTCTCTGACAAAAAAGTCGAGTGATGATTGGTGGCCTTTCCTGATGAACAAAGCTGATAAACTACCAATGTTCTCTACTGATTTCAATCGCTGTCAAGAGGTCACCAATG TTGAAGAAGATGACTCTCCTGCCCTGAGGCCTACTATCCCCACTAGGTCACACCTGTTCTCCTCAGAGAGCTCTCATAGCGAATTAGAAGGTTCAGACTATGAAGAGAAAGATTTTTTCTTATAA
- the LOC135341360 gene encoding putative ATP-dependent RNA helicase TDRD12 isoform X2 has translation MAACTGKFSVLRFTDDGCVWGSTREEIEQLPLLEVELTALEESELESGTKKTFREDDLCLVRNGGVWKRGKIVSLLAGQLGTQAEIFLIDEAAQISSHMRSCFPMPANLREAPPLLNRYYLKGIRPSKEGLERWSDEVMQLLKGLNGDCTLDALLEPGNMATLYLKTGGVQRSFNECLVHADKAAPVSIESELPSQPFQLSKVDEVAKNISKRKPPVTPEVYIEGGQELVCWNSLETSSFPGSVQKGLLSLRFKSPTPAQAHAWPYLWQGYSVVLISPSGTGKTLSYLLPILADIGTFSCSEGPSLLVVVGTSWQAKSAHIQAKRILSWMSAEKPLRCCCTYLGIEYEAVVSLINGVDVLVGTPTSIVKLLAKKALSLRHVLKLVLDDACDLSSKFRDEVKEIVSACRSGNLNQVVITESVWSPLVHSLAAACTTEPVTILTSATEAIVKKQAGMEVVVCCSDGERLSAVVDYLTRGNVVICTSSVEEALEIQQVAQLHSCPCVNVQSDCDCDIIAAALADSGVVVVSDEKLDLMRYERPTVQCVLHYSLPQSKLGFQRRLSLLYPSLLRGEQCHCTVVVTKGDASRSGLLVDLLKRTAQAVPTALQDMFDKYQQEKDKLRSSYDLCYHLKAWGVCNIAMCPSLHAPSSHPVIIKHCPPPAQLPASGTLEVKVFHVSNATRLWVSVLKHHPEARGGVRMEGNNPTTPITVSLRLSRFYSTPENKLLKYDVCEGVYCALEGVDGSYHRVRVLKFSHPLGFCFPHKEKARVRLIDHGSVQIVDLNQLLELPDEFLTIPAQVTEVFLCGLRPGDKDKDWSQEAVDFSRGLMEGEVLVGRIAVKCAQCVWLNPVEHRVSLNRLKVNTALCNPAKELVKAGYAEKNVEHLSRVRAALVEADHSTAEISWSTLPAHERTEVCVSAVSSPSHLYVQLVKNHTELDEMEEKLNCHDIMRLSTAVFQEGSLCAAQFPLDARWYRGLIRERRDEQYEVFFIDHGDTEWVANQLVQPIDQTCLELPAQAIKCSLTHTDEVVWPDGSGDILWDLTRDTNFTAEVIGTLPEGSTPVLSLTHLITNASLHNCFLDKTRSPSPAKLLPVGIISEAVTGLTMSKVNQLQLAQLLEYLMVNNPMYVASNFHELSPLLVGLREVEDDACVHIVRGLSASSKWLGSCLKEMHWAVDLLKRGSTQLVMTTLQLLKLASFYAGYQPSNGIIHCLFSLLDHPNMAVKAGVFDVLLLTNESSWVVQDIAKLVEACCSYVLNEAAALSCLNLLDCLSTHEEAARVMRTLLSPGALVTSRHLQSKLEKLECGSILVNILWNLSSELSYREQLCGSSWWEALDCHFVVMELFRAKFDLSIVPNKKKSKTDVKSSEVTQPAKEGTLICPRVLWSQRKSCIVLAVQLRDCDCQNINVVFKEREVAFRAEQGDVLYGFDLTLCGSIAVKECEFVSTALEVLISLTKKSSDDWWPFLMNKADKLPMFSTDFNRCQEVTNVEEDDSPALRPTIPTRSHLFSSESSHSELEGSDYEEKDFFL, from the exons ATGGCTGCATGCACTGGGAAGTTTTCTGTTCTTCGT TTCACTGACGATGGTTGTGTGTGGGGCTCTACAAGAGAGGAGATTGAGCAGCTGCCATTGTTAGAGGTGGAGCTGACAGCACTGGAGGAAAGTGAACTAGAGTCAGGGACGAAGAAG ACCTTCCGTGAAGATGATTTGTGCCTGGTTCGTAACGGGGGTGTGTGGAAGAGGGGAAAGATTGTCTCACTGCTGGCTGGGCAACTAGGAACACAGGCTGA GATATTCTTGATTGACGAAGCTGCTCAAATATCAAGCCACATGAGAAG TTGCTTTCCTATGCCAGCCAACCTTCGAGAGGCCCCACCTCTTCTTAACCGCTATTATTTGAAGGGCATCAGGCCATCTAAGGAGGGCCTTGAGAGGTGGTCTGATGAGGTGATGCAGCTACTTAAGGGACTCAATGGCGACTGCACACTCGATGCTCTCCTGGAGCCAGGGAATATGGCAACTCTCTATTTGAAAACTGGTGGTGTTCAG AGAAGCTTCAATGAGTGCCTAGTACATGCTGACAAAGCAGCTCCTGTATCTATCGAGTCTGAGTTGCCATCACAACCATTTCAATTGTCAAAG GTTGATGAAGTCGCTAAAAACATCAGCAAAAGAAAACCACCAGTAACACCA GAGGTGTACATTGAGGGTGGGCAGGAGCTGGTGTGTTGGAACTCGTTAGAGACATCTTCATTTCCAGGCTCCGTTCAAAAG GGGCTCCTGTCCCTGCGTTTCAAATCCCCTACACCAGCCCAGGCCCATGCGTGGCCTTACTTATGGCAAGGGTACAGTGTGGTGCTTATCTCACCGTCTGGTACTGGGAAGACTCTCTCTTATCTACTACCAATCCTGGCTGATATTGGGACCTTCTCCTGCTCTGAAGGA CCGTCGCTATTGGTTGTTGTTGGAACTAGTTGGCAAGCTAAGAGTGCACACATCCAAGCAAAGAGAATACTCTCTTGGATGAGTGCTGAGAAACCTTTGAG ATGTTGCTGCACTTACCTGGGAATTGAATATGAG GCTGtagtgtccctcatcaatGGAGTGGACGTGCTAGTGGGTACCCCAACCTCCATCGTCAAGCTACTGGCAAAGAAGGCGTTGTCTTTGAGGCATGTTCTTAAACTG GTTTTGGACGATGCATGTGACCTCTCCTCAAAGTTTCGTGATGAAGTCAAGGAGATTGTCTCGGCCTGTCGCTCTGGGAACCTCAACCAGGTGGTCATAACGGAGTCTGTTTGGTCACCTCTAGTCCACTCCTTGGCAGCTGCCTGCACTACTGAGCCTGTCACTATCCTCACCAGTGCAACAGAGGCAATCGTCAAGAAGCAAGCCGGAATG GAGGTTGTTGTATGCTGCAGTGATGGAGAGAGGCTGTCAGCTGTTGTTGATTATTTGACCAGAGGCAATGTAGTCATTTGCACTTCGTCTGTGGAGGAGGCTCTGGAAATACAACAG GTTGCTCAGTTGCACAGCTGCCCGTGTGTGAACGTCCAGAGTGATTGTGACTGTGATATAATAGCAGCAGCTCTTGCTGACTCTGGAGTAGTTG TGGTTTCTGATGAGAAGCTGGACCTCATGAGATACGAGAGACCaactgtgcagtgtgtgttaCACTATAGTCTCCCGCAGTCCAAACTAGGATTTCAACGACGACTCTCTCTGCTCTACCCCTCCCTCTTAAG GGGTGAGCAGTGTCACTGTACAGTGGTGGTCACTAAGGGTGACGCTAGTCGCAGTGGCTTGTTAGTGGACCTGCTCAAGAGAACTGCTCAGGCCGTACCGACTGCTTTGCAAGATATGTTTGATAAGTACCAACAG GAGAAGGACAAGTTGAGAAGTAGCTATGACCTCTGTTATCACCTCAAGGCTTGGGGAGTTTGCAA TATCGCCATGTGCCCCAGTCTCCACGCACCTTCCTCCCATCCTGTGATCATTAAGCATTGCCCTCCTCCGGCACAGCTGCCAGCAAGTGGAACGCTTGAG GTCAAAGTGTTCCATGTGTCTAATGCCACTCGGCTGTGGGTGTCTGTATTGAAGCACCACCCTGAGGCCCGAGGTGGAGTCCGTATGGAGGGCAACAATCCAACCACCCCCATCACCGTCTCACTCAGACTGTCACGCTTCTACTCAACACCAGAGAACAAACTACTCAAAT ATGATGTGTGTGAAGGTGTGTACTGTGCTCTGGAGGGCGTGGATGGTAGCTACCATCGTGTGAGAGTGTTGAAGTTCTCCCATCCGCTCGGTTTCTGTTTCCCTCACAAGGAGAAAGCCAGG GTTCGACTCATTGATCACGGCAGTGTTCAGATCGTGGACCTAAACCAGTTGTTGGAACTTCCCGATGAGTTCCTCACCATCCCTGCCCAAGTGACGGAGGTGTTCTTGTGTGGACTCAGACCAGGAGATAAGGACAAAGATTGGTCGCAAGAG GCTGTTGACTTCTCACGTGGTCTGATGGAGGGCGAGGTGCTCGTGGGGAGGATAGCCGTCAAGTGTGCCCAGTGTGTGTGGCTGAACCCAGTCGAGCATAGAGTCTCACTAAACa GACTGAAAGTTAACACGGCTCTGTGCAACCCTGCAAAAGAGCTGGTAAAG GCTGGATATGCTGAGAAGAATGTAGAGCATCTATCGAGAGTGAGGGCAGCTCTTGTTGAAGCAGACCACTCCACAGCAGAGATAAG CTGGTCCACACTGCCTGCCCATGAGAGGACGGAGGTGTGCGTGTCAGCTGTGTCCAGTCCCAGCCACTTGTATGTACAGCTGGTTAAGAACCACACAGA GCTGGATGAGATGGAAGAGAAACTGAACTGCCATGATATTATGAGACTATCCACTGCTGTTTTCCAGGAAGGTTCCTTGTGTGCTGCCCAGTTCCCACTAGATGCGAG ATGGTATCGAGGGCTGATTCGAGAGAGAAGGGATGAACAGTATGAGGTATTCTTCATTGACCATGGTGACACTGAGTGGGTGGCCAATCAGCTGGTTCAACCCATCGATCAGACGTGCCTGGAG CTACCAGCACAGGCCATCAAGTGCTCCCTAACACATACAGATG AGGTGGTCTGGCCAGATGGCAGTGGGGACATTCTCTGGGACTTGACAAGGGACACCAACTTCACTGCAGAA GTGATAGGCACTCTCCCTGAGGGCAGCACACCTGTTCTCTCACTGACTCACCTGATAACAAACGCTAGCCTGCACAACTGCTTCTTGGACAAAACAAGGTCTCCCTCACCAGCAAAG CTTCTGCCTGTTGGTATTATCTCTGAAGCAGTCACAGGGCTCACAATGTCAAAAGTCAATCAGCTGCAGTTGGCGCAATTACTAGAATATCTGATGGTCAACAATCCTAT GTATGTAGCTAGCAACTTTCATGAACTGTCTCCTTTGCTTGTTGGCTTAAGAGAAGTGGAAGATGATGCTTGTGTACACATCGTGAGAGGATTGTCTGCCTCAAGCAAATG GCTCGGAAGCTGCTTGAAAGAAATGCACTGGGCAGTGGATTTGTTGAAG agaGGCAGCACTCAACTGGTGATGACCACTCTGCAACTACTCAAGCTTGCTTCATTCTATGCGGG GTATCAGCCATCCAATGGCATCATTCACTGTCTGTTTTCCTTACTGGATCATCCAAATATGGCTGTAAAAGCTGGCGTCTTCGATGTCCTACTGTTGACCAATGAAAGCTCCTGGGTTGTTCA GGATATAGCTAAACTGGTTGAAGCATGTTGTAGCTACGTGCTGAACGAGGCAGCTGCTCTGTCTTGCCTGAATCTGTTGGACTGCCTCTCGACTCACGAGGAAGCTGCTCGTGTTATGAGGACACTCTTGTCACCTGGGGCACTTGTTACCTCAAGGCACTTACAGAGCAAACTAGAGAAGCTTGAG TGTGGCTCTATTCTCGTCAATATCTTGTGGAATCTGAGCTCAGAGCTCTCGTATAGAGAACAGCTGTGTGGCAGCTCTTGGTGGGAGGCCCTTGATTGCCACTTTGTTGTG ATGGAACTTTTCAGGGCAAAATTTGACCTTAGTATTGTGCCTAACAAGAAGAAAAGTA AAACTGATGTCAAAAGCTCTGAGGTGACTCAACCAGCAAAAGAGGGAACACT GATTTGCCCCAGAGTCCTGTGGAGTCAGCGAAAATCATGCATTGTCCTTGCTGTTCAGCTTAGAGATTGCGACTGCCAGAATATAAATGTTGTTTTCAAGGAGAGAGAAGTAGCCTTCAG AGCTGAACAAGGAGATGTGTTGTATGGCTTTGATTTAACTCTCTGTGGAAGCATCGCAGTCAAG GAGTGTGAGTTCGTGTCGACTGCTTTGGAGGTACTCATCTCTCTGACAAAAAAGTCGAGTGATGATTGGTGGCCTTTCCTGATGAACAAAGCTGATAAACTACCAATGTTCTCTACTGATTTCAATCGCTGTCAAGAGGTCACCAATG TTGAAGAAGATGACTCTCCTGCCCTGAGGCCTACTATCCCCACTAGGTCACACCTGTTCTCCTCAGAGAGCTCTCATAGCGAATTAGAAGGTTCAGACTATGAAGAGAAAGATTTTTTCTTATAA